The Gemmatimonadaceae bacterium genome contains a region encoding:
- a CDS encoding DoxX family protein: MGSVLERWGLVPLRVVIGVVFLMHGAQKLFVFGLAGTADIMGKLGIPLATLAAAIVIAAEFLGGMAIITGFFARWAGVVLAIEMCVAIPVARLSGGFFAPYGFEFEFTLLGACLTFAAIGSGGMSLDRMLGARRQP; this comes from the coding sequence GTGGGGTCTGTTCTCGAGCGGTGGGGACTTGTACCGCTCCGCGTCGTAATCGGCGTCGTATTTCTGATGCATGGCGCGCAAAAGTTGTTCGTCTTCGGACTCGCGGGTACCGCCGACATTATGGGAAAGCTCGGCATTCCACTCGCGACTCTCGCGGCCGCGATCGTGATCGCCGCGGAGTTCCTAGGCGGAATGGCGATCATCACGGGATTCTTCGCCCGCTGGGCCGGCGTGGTGCTCGCGATCGAGATGTGCGTCGCGATTCCCGTGGCTCGCCTGAGCGGCGGCTTCTTCGCGCCCTACGGTTTCGAGTTCGAGTTCACTCTCCTCGGCGCCTGTCTCACGTTCGCCGCGATCGGATCCGGGGGCATGTCACTCGATCGAATGCTGGGGGCGCGCCGGCAGCCATGA
- a CDS encoding cytochrome c, whose amino-acid sequence MRTSKVSARLLVVMAVIGARPVLAQQTAPDTSAITPQAVDQGRAIFHGKGTCFACHGAQLEGTQLAPTLKSHAWRDAKNGQLDELFRVVTHGVPSTVMVAYPGGISRTDALNVASYIWSVNNRNAKP is encoded by the coding sequence ATGAGGACGAGCAAGGTTTCCGCGCGGCTGCTCGTTGTTATGGCGGTTATCGGGGCGCGTCCAGTGCTCGCACAGCAGACGGCGCCTGACACCAGTGCCATCACGCCGCAAGCCGTGGATCAGGGACGCGCGATCTTTCACGGAAAAGGAACGTGCTTCGCGTGCCACGGCGCGCAGCTCGAAGGGACACAGCTCGCGCCGACGCTCAAATCGCACGCGTGGCGCGACGCCAAGAACGGCCAGCTCGACGAGCTTTTTCGGGTCGTGACGCACGGCGTCCCGTCGACCGTGATGGTCGCCTATCCCGGCGGAATCTCTCGCACCGACGCGCTGAACGTCGCCTCGTACATCTGGTCAGTCAACAACCGGAACGCGAAGCCGTAA
- a CDS encoding CocE/NonD family hydrolase — protein sequence MRILSASRLACFLSIVLTISVAAQAPAPIEARYAKTEVKIPMRDGTHLFTVVYAPRDTSRRYPIMVTRTPYSVGPYGPTAYPRAIGPSARFADDGFIFVYQDVRGRFMSEGNFVHMTPWRGMAGSISADESTDAYDTIDWLVAHVPHNNGRVGIWGISYGGYFTAAALVNAHPALKAASPQAPQADWFLGDDVHHHGAFWLASAFEFFATSGAARPAPTTQHPGRFDFGTDDGYQFFLDMGPLSNADRKYLKGRAPFWNDMMAHGTDDAFWEARRVGPQLTNVTPAVLTVSGWYDANNLRGALIVHESIERQSSGTSNRIALGPWSHGQWSRGTGDALGDLRFGSSTSAFFRDSIEYPFFRHYLEGGEDLSLPAATAFETGTNRWRTFDAWPPKEATPRALYLHAAGALSPVAPLGKEGAAFDQYVSDPAAPVPFLEQHNTGMKPDYMAYDQRFTAARPDVLVYETEPLAADLTIAGSVRPTLFVSTSGTDGDWIVKLIDVHPVGAADDPTTTAKTAGFQELVRGDVMRGKFRNSYSRPEAFVPGKVERVTFGMDDVLHTFKKGHRIMVHIQSTWFPLVDRNPQRFIDIYNAKASDFTKATERVYHSAQQASRVELPVLP from the coding sequence CAAAGACCGAAGTGAAGATCCCGATGCGCGACGGGACGCACCTCTTCACCGTCGTGTACGCGCCTCGCGACACCTCGCGGCGCTATCCGATCATGGTCACGCGGACGCCGTACAGTGTCGGACCGTACGGACCGACGGCGTACCCGCGCGCCATTGGGCCCTCGGCGAGATTCGCCGACGACGGGTTCATCTTCGTCTATCAGGACGTGCGCGGGCGTTTCATGTCCGAGGGCAACTTCGTGCACATGACCCCCTGGCGCGGCATGGCCGGCTCGATCTCGGCCGACGAGAGCACCGACGCGTACGACACGATCGATTGGCTCGTGGCGCACGTCCCGCACAACAATGGGCGTGTTGGCATCTGGGGTATCTCGTACGGCGGCTACTTCACGGCTGCGGCGTTAGTGAATGCTCATCCCGCGCTCAAGGCGGCGTCGCCGCAAGCACCCCAGGCCGATTGGTTCCTTGGTGACGACGTGCACCATCATGGTGCCTTCTGGTTGGCGAGTGCGTTCGAGTTCTTTGCCACGAGCGGTGCCGCGAGACCGGCGCCGACGACCCAGCATCCCGGCCGATTCGACTTCGGTACCGACGACGGCTACCAGTTCTTCCTCGACATGGGCCCGCTCTCGAATGCCGACCGCAAGTATCTCAAAGGACGCGCGCCATTCTGGAACGACATGATGGCGCACGGCACCGATGACGCCTTCTGGGAGGCGCGCCGTGTTGGACCACAGCTCACGAATGTCACGCCCGCAGTGCTGACGGTGAGCGGCTGGTATGACGCCAACAACCTGCGCGGCGCCTTGATCGTGCACGAGTCCATCGAGCGGCAGAGTTCCGGGACATCGAATCGGATTGCACTCGGCCCGTGGTCGCACGGTCAATGGAGTCGCGGCACCGGCGATGCGCTCGGCGATCTGCGATTCGGATCCAGCACGAGTGCGTTCTTCCGCGACAGCATCGAATACCCCTTCTTCAGGCACTATCTCGAGGGTGGCGAGGATCTCTCGTTGCCGGCGGCGACGGCCTTCGAAACGGGCACCAACCGGTGGCGGACGTTCGATGCCTGGCCCCCGAAAGAGGCCACGCCGCGCGCACTCTATCTCCATGCCGCCGGCGCGCTGTCACCCGTTGCCCCGTTAGGCAAGGAGGGCGCTGCCTTCGACCAGTACGTGAGCGACCCGGCGGCCCCCGTGCCCTTCCTCGAGCAGCACAACACCGGCATGAAGCCGGACTACATGGCATACGATCAGCGCTTCACGGCGGCTCGTCCCGACGTGCTTGTGTATGAGACCGAGCCGCTCGCCGCAGACCTGACGATCGCTGGCTCTGTGCGACCGACGCTGTTCGTCTCCACGAGTGGTACCGACGGCGACTGGATCGTGAAGCTCATCGACGTGCATCCAGTCGGCGCAGCGGACGATCCAACGACGACCGCGAAGACGGCCGGCTTTCAGGAGCTCGTGCGTGGCGACGTGATGCGTGGAAAGTTCAGGAACAGCTACTCGCGGCCGGAGGCATTCGTGCCGGGCAAGGTCGAGCGCGTGACGTTCGGCATGGACGACGTACTGCACACCTTCAAGAAGGGGCACCGGATCATGGTGCACATTCAGAGTACCTGGTTCCCGCTCGTCGATCGAAACCCGCAGCGGTTCATCGACATCTACAATGCGAAGGCCTCCGATTTCACCAAGGCGACCGAACGCGTGTATCACTCGGCGCAGCAAGCCTCGCGCGTGGAGCTGCCAGTTCTGCCATGA